One Sporomusaceae bacterium ACPt DNA window includes the following coding sequences:
- the tabA gene encoding Toxin-antitoxin biofilm protein TabA, translating to MIFGHISTLAKDAPILHKVLVKGLNYLAKTDLAALAAGKHEIEGKDIYVAVNEYETQPREVRRAEAHVEYLDIQYIISGRELIAYSLLSPDNEVLSDELTAKDVIFYKTVRQETDLVMTEGMYAIFFPWDVHRPNCALNEPGKVKKAVVKIKMSLLK from the coding sequence ATGATTTTTGGACACATCTCAACTTTGGCAAAAGACGCGCCCATTCTTCACAAAGTCTTAGTCAAGGGGCTTAACTACTTGGCTAAAACAGATTTAGCGGCCTTAGCGGCAGGCAAACACGAAATTGAAGGCAAAGATATTTATGTGGCTGTTAATGAGTATGAAACACAGCCGCGTGAGGTGCGCCGGGCTGAAGCCCATGTTGAATATCTTGACATTCAGTATATCATTTCCGGCCGGGAATTAATCGCCTATAGCTTGTTGTCGCCTGATAATGAAGTGCTGTCTGACGAACTGACGGCAAAGGACGTCATCTTTTATAAAACCGTCCGGCAAGAAACTGATTTGGTTATGACTGAGGGCATGTATGCAATATTTTTTCCCTGGGATGTGCACCGCCCTAATTGCGCTCTAAATGAACCTGGCAAGGTCAAAAAAGCTGTTGTGAAAATCAAAATGTCCCTGCTGAAATAG
- the adeQ gene encoding Adenine permease AdeQ — translation MLEKLFGLSARKTDVKTEVIAGITTFMTMAYILFVNPSILGSAGMDKNAVLLATAIGAGVVTIMMGLFVNYPIALAPGMGLNAFYAFTVVIGMGVSWQVALGAVFISGLIFILLTVTQVRQLLVEGMPNSLKHAITVGIGLFITIIGLKLSGIMSIRLSLIPPTLEKIVAAQGNGTPLSFETIIEMGKLAHPEVLLAVFGLVFISVLMARKIKGSILIGIFATTIIGIIMGIVKIPAGFSPIAMPDFSKNAFFALDIAGALNMGLVAIVFTFTFVELFDTMGTLVGTASKAGIMDKNGKFPGIGKAMLVDATGVSLGAMLGTSTITAYVESAAGVGAGGRTGLTAIVCGVLFLLALFFTPLAGLIPDAATSPALIIVGALMLESIRHIDFGDFTEGLPAFLTIVLMPFTYSIANGISAGLVMYPLLKLITGRGREVHWIVYVLAVLVVLRFVFLAE, via the coding sequence ATGTTGGAAAAATTGTTTGGACTCAGTGCCCGAAAGACAGATGTCAAGACTGAAGTAATTGCTGGTATTACTACTTTCATGACCATGGCCTACATACTGTTTGTTAACCCCAGTATTTTGGGGTCAGCCGGTATGGATAAAAATGCTGTATTACTGGCTACTGCCATTGGTGCCGGTGTGGTAACAATCATGATGGGTCTGTTTGTTAATTATCCGATTGCTTTGGCTCCTGGTATGGGACTCAATGCCTTTTACGCTTTTACAGTTGTTATTGGTATGGGGGTCTCCTGGCAAGTTGCGCTAGGTGCGGTATTTATTTCCGGTCTTATTTTTATTCTGCTTACTGTAACCCAAGTGCGTCAATTGCTGGTAGAAGGAATGCCTAATTCATTAAAACATGCTATTACTGTCGGTATCGGACTGTTTATTACCATTATTGGACTCAAACTTTCCGGTATCATGAGCATTCGTTTGTCGCTCATTCCGCCCACTTTAGAGAAAATTGTGGCCGCCCAAGGTAATGGTACACCGCTAAGTTTTGAAACTATTATTGAGATGGGCAAACTTGCGCATCCTGAGGTACTACTTGCCGTATTCGGTTTGGTATTTATTTCTGTTTTAATGGCTCGTAAAATTAAGGGTTCGATATTAATCGGTATTTTTGCTACAACTATTATCGGCATAATCATGGGTATTGTTAAAATTCCTGCCGGTTTTAGCCCGATAGCCATGCCCGATTTCAGTAAAAACGCCTTTTTTGCGCTTGATATTGCCGGTGCTTTAAATATGGGCCTGGTAGCCATTGTGTTTACATTCACTTTTGTTGAACTTTTTGATACTATGGGCACTTTGGTTGGTACGGCCTCCAAAGCCGGTATAATGGACAAAAACGGTAAGTTTCCCGGTATCGGTAAAGCCATGCTGGTAGACGCTACCGGTGTAAGTTTGGGCGCAATGCTGGGCACCAGCACCATTACCGCCTATGTTGAGAGTGCAGCTGGTGTCGGCGCTGGCGGCCGCACCGGCTTGACTGCCATTGTTTGTGGCGTGCTTTTCCTGTTGGCATTGTTTTTTACCCCATTGGCCGGTCTTATTCCTGATGCTGCAACTTCTCCGGCATTAATCATTGTTGGTGCGTTAATGCTTGAATCAATCCGCCATATTGATTTTGGCGACTTTACAGAAGGCCTGCCGGCATTTTTAACGATTGTCCTCATGCCATTTACCTATAGTATTGCTAACGGTATATCGGCCGGTCTCGTGATGTATCCGCTGTTAAAGCTGATTACAGGTCGTGGCCGCGAAGTGCACTGGATTGTCTATGTACTGGCAGTGCTGGTGGTACTCCGGTTTGTATTCCTGGCTGAATAA
- the purE gene encoding N5-carboxyaminoimidazole ribonucleotide mutase, with product MKVAIIMGSDSDWPVLEPAVNQLTEFGIETEVLVASAHRTPDKVHQFVASAKERGIKVIIAAAGAAAHLPGVVASFTTLPVIGIPVNATPLGGMDALLSIVQMPAGIPVATMAINGAKNAALFAAQILAAHNDSLADRLVAHRQSMAQEVEKKAARLAEKLGK from the coding sequence ATGAAAGTTGCAATTATTATGGGAAGCGATTCTGACTGGCCGGTGCTGGAACCGGCTGTTAACCAACTGACTGAATTCGGTATTGAGACTGAGGTACTGGTAGCTTCGGCTCACCGGACGCCGGACAAAGTCCACCAGTTTGTAGCCAGTGCTAAAGAACGTGGCATTAAAGTCATCATTGCCGCTGCCGGGGCAGCGGCTCACCTGCCCGGAGTGGTAGCCAGCTTTACCACGCTGCCTGTTATCGGCATTCCAGTGAATGCAACACCGCTGGGCGGTATGGATGCTTTACTCAGTATTGTCCAAATGCCGGCAGGAATCCCGGTGGCTACCATGGCCATTAATGGTGCTAAAAATGCTGCGTTGTTCGCTGCTCAGATACTGGCGGCTCACAATGACAGTCTGGCAGATAGACTGGTTGCTCACCGTCAAAGCATGGCACAGGAAGTAGAGAAAAAAGCCGCCCGGTTGGCTGAAAAGCTCGGGAAATAA
- the purC gene encoding Phosphoribosylaminoimidazole-succinocarboxamide synthase — translation MTQKPLYEGKAKQIFATDNPDELLVYFKDDATAFNGEKRGTIDNKGILNNKISVFFFNLLAEKGIPHHFIKMVSDREMLVKKLDILPVEVVVRNIAAGSLAKRIGWEEGRKLPTTVVEFYYKNDELGDPLINDYHIKALGLATPEQVETMEKYALKINEILSGFLKDKKLELIDFKLEFGVHKGEVILGDEISPDTCRFWDSETGQKLDKDRFRRDLGNVEEAYQEVLKRLIGQ, via the coding sequence ATGACCCAAAAACCACTGTATGAAGGCAAAGCCAAGCAAATTTTCGCAACTGACAATCCTGATGAATTATTAGTATACTTTAAAGATGATGCAACAGCTTTCAACGGAGAAAAACGTGGTACTATTGATAATAAGGGTATTTTAAATAATAAAATTTCGGTGTTCTTTTTTAACCTGCTAGCTGAGAAAGGCATTCCTCACCATTTCATTAAAATGGTAAGCGACCGGGAGATGCTGGTCAAAAAACTTGATATTCTGCCTGTCGAAGTTGTTGTCCGCAATATCGCCGCCGGTAGCTTGGCTAAGCGTATTGGCTGGGAAGAAGGCCGCAAGCTGCCAACTACTGTAGTTGAATTTTACTACAAAAACGATGAATTGGGCGATCCGCTCATTAATGACTATCATATTAAAGCATTGGGCCTTGCAACGCCTGAGCAAGTTGAGACTATGGAAAAATACGCCTTGAAAATTAATGAAATTTTGTCTGGCTTTTTAAAAGACAAAAAACTGGAACTGATTGACTTTAAGCTTGAGTTTGGAGTGCACAAAGGAGAAGTTATCCTCGGAGACGAAATATCGCCTGATACCTGCCGGTTCTGGGACAGTGAGACTGGTCAGAAGCTTGATAAAGACCGCTTCCGCCGTGATTTAGGTAATGTTGAAGAGGCTTACCAGGAAGTGTTGAAACGCCTCATCGGCCAATAG
- the purF gene encoding Amidophosphoribosyltransferase — translation MRKGELFVLYDIQSDKWREECGIFGIFASQENVALATYWGLYALQHRGQESAGIAVTDGTVMDVQRGMGLVNEVFRNGLPDMPAHIAIGHVRYSTTGSSLLRNTQPLLVNYSGGQISLAHNGNLTNAHEIREKLEQRGSVFQTSIDSEVIVNLIARSSQATIEEKVIDSLAGVHGAYCLVIMTETKLIGVRDPHGFRPLCIGRLGEGWVLASESCALDAVGAEFVRDVDPGEMVIISKDGVTSRRFAESDRRAGCIFEYIYFARPDSVIDGQSVYQARFNMGRTLARESGFKADIVISVPDSGTTAALGYSHESGIPFAEGLMKNRYIGRTFIQPEQKKRDMGVRIKLNAVASVVKGKSVIMVDDSIVRGTTSGKIVRMLKDAGAKTVHMCVSSPPIGFPCYYGIDTSARKELIAATKKVEEIRQFIGADSLHYLSLEGLHASICNIPEKTLCNACFNCEYPAPTPCERDCASNKFVFEPGRN, via the coding sequence ATGAGAAAAGGAGAACTGTTTGTGTTATACGATATACAAAGCGACAAATGGCGGGAAGAGTGCGGCATATTCGGTATTTTTGCCAGTCAGGAGAATGTGGCGCTGGCAACCTACTGGGGCTTGTATGCGTTACAGCACCGCGGCCAGGAGAGTGCCGGCATTGCCGTTACTGACGGCACCGTTATGGACGTGCAGCGAGGCATGGGACTGGTCAATGAAGTATTTAGAAACGGCCTGCCTGATATGCCAGCCCATATCGCCATTGGTCATGTCCGCTATTCGACAACTGGTTCAAGCCTTTTAAGAAATACTCAACCACTGCTTGTTAACTATTCAGGCGGTCAGATAAGCCTGGCTCATAATGGTAATTTAACTAATGCGCATGAGATCAGGGAGAAACTTGAGCAAAGGGGTAGCGTATTTCAAACTTCAATTGATAGTGAAGTAATTGTAAATCTTATTGCCCGTTCTTCTCAAGCCACTATTGAGGAAAAAGTTATTGATAGTCTGGCAGGCGTGCATGGCGCTTATTGTCTAGTAATTATGACCGAGACCAAATTAATTGGCGTACGCGACCCGCACGGTTTCCGGCCGCTTTGTATCGGGCGGTTGGGCGAAGGCTGGGTACTGGCGTCCGAGTCGTGTGCTCTTGATGCTGTTGGTGCTGAGTTTGTACGTGATGTTGACCCGGGTGAAATGGTGATTATCAGTAAAGACGGGGTTACATCCCGGCGTTTTGCTGAGAGTGACCGGCGGGCAGGTTGTATCTTTGAATACATTTATTTCGCACGTCCTGATAGTGTAATTGACGGTCAGAGCGTATATCAGGCCAGGTTTAACATGGGTCGTACGCTGGCCAGAGAAAGTGGATTTAAGGCAGATATTGTCATTTCAGTGCCTGACTCAGGAACCACCGCCGCTTTAGGCTATAGTCATGAATCAGGTATTCCCTTTGCGGAAGGGCTGATGAAAAACCGGTATATTGGCCGTACCTTTATCCAGCCTGAACAGAAAAAACGCGATATGGGTGTCAGGATTAAACTAAATGCCGTTGCGTCTGTGGTTAAAGGCAAATCAGTCATTATGGTTGATGATTCTATTGTGCGCGGTACAACCAGCGGCAAAATCGTGCGAATGCTCAAAGATGCCGGGGCCAAGACCGTACACATGTGTGTTAGTTCGCCGCCTATCGGTTTTCCATGTTATTATGGCATTGATACTTCAGCGCGCAAGGAACTTATTGCGGCTACAAAGAAAGTTGAGGAAATCAGGCAATTTATTGGGGCCGACTCGCTTCACTATTTATCATTGGAAGGCCTGCATGCCTCAATTTGCAATATTCCGGAAAAGACATTGTGTAATGCCTGCTTCAATTGCGAATATCCGGCACCGACGCCTTGCGAAAGGGATTGTGCCAGCAATAAATTCGTTTTTGAACCAGGGCGAAACTGA
- the purM gene encoding Phosphoribosylformylglycinamidine cyclo-ligase has product MTDKSLTYRDAGVDIDAGNKAVELMKRHVRATYRPEVLGDIGGFGGLFALNAGKYREPVLVSGTDGVGTKLKIAFMADKHDTIGQDAVAMCVNDILVQGAEPLFFLDYLAVGKLEPEKVAAIVSGVAMACRESGCALIGGETAEMAGFYPDGEYDIAGFSVGVVDRDKIITGEKVRPGNVLIGLPSSGIHSNGYSLVRKICFDVKKLSIDTYIPELGRTLGEELLEPTRLYPKTCLPLIDKFDIYGMVHITGGGFYDNIPRVLPEGCSVEVDTAAWPEPPIFALLKDWGGVAKFEMYRTFNMGIGMILIVPADQVAAVQADLESRGEKSYIIGKVTAGACQVELR; this is encoded by the coding sequence ATGACTGATAAATCGCTAACTTACCGTGATGCCGGGGTAGATATCGACGCTGGCAACAAAGCGGTTGAACTTATGAAACGCCATGTTCGCGCCACCTACCGTCCGGAAGTGTTGGGCGACATTGGCGGCTTTGGCGGCTTGTTCGCACTAAACGCCGGCAAATACCGTGAGCCGGTACTGGTGAGCGGTACTGACGGTGTAGGTACTAAGCTCAAAATTGCTTTTATGGCTGACAAGCATGACACAATCGGCCAAGACGCCGTGGCCATGTGTGTCAATGATATATTGGTGCAGGGCGCTGAACCGCTGTTTTTCCTTGATTATCTTGCTGTTGGCAAACTTGAACCGGAAAAAGTGGCCGCTATTGTTAGCGGCGTAGCTATGGCCTGCCGTGAATCAGGCTGTGCGCTTATTGGCGGCGAGACGGCCGAGATGGCCGGATTTTATCCTGATGGCGAATATGATATCGCCGGATTTTCCGTTGGCGTTGTCGACCGTGATAAAATTATTACCGGCGAGAAGGTCAGGCCGGGCAACGTACTTATTGGTCTGCCGTCAAGCGGTATCCACTCTAACGGTTATTCGCTTGTGAGAAAAATCTGCTTTGACGTAAAAAAACTTAGCATTGATACCTATATTCCTGAACTTGGTCGCACGCTAGGCGAAGAACTTTTAGAGCCCACCCGCCTGTATCCTAAAACGTGCCTGCCGCTTATTGACAAGTTTGATATTTACGGCATGGTACACATCACCGGTGGTGGTTTTTATGACAATATCCCCCGGGTGCTGCCTGAAGGCTGCAGCGTAGAAGTAGATACTGCCGCCTGGCCTGAACCCCCGATCTTTGCCTTGCTCAAAGACTGGGGTGGTGTAGCTAAATTTGAAATGTATCGTACTTTTAATATGGGAATTGGCATGATTTTAATAGTTCCGGCAGACCAGGTTGCAGCAGTGCAGGCCGATCTTGAATCACGTGGCGAGAAATCGTATATTATCGGCAAAGTAACGGCAGGTGCTTGTCAGGTGGAGCTTAGGTAA
- the purN gene encoding Phosphoribosylglycinamide formyltransferase — translation MNKTVIGVLASGRGSNMQAIVDAIEAGRLDAKVGVVISDNPEANVLKRMAGSDIPAVCIDRRQFVSRQDFEAAVAEELNVRHVELVVLAGFMRILSPYFIDRFAGKIMNIHPSLLPAFPGENAQQQALNYGAKVSGCTVHFVDEGMDTGPIILQEAVPVQEDDTVETLSDRILHAEHILYPRAIALYCEKRLIVEGRRVHIIEKSEGLQ, via the coding sequence GTGAACAAGACGGTAATTGGAGTGTTGGCCTCAGGCCGCGGCAGTAATATGCAGGCCATTGTTGACGCCATCGAGGCCGGCAGGCTTGACGCCAAAGTTGGTGTGGTAATCAGCGATAATCCTGAGGCCAATGTGCTCAAACGTATGGCTGGCTCTGACATTCCGGCAGTATGTATTGACCGCCGTCAGTTCGTCAGTAGGCAGGATTTTGAGGCCGCTGTTGCTGAAGAACTCAATGTTCGCCATGTCGAGCTGGTTGTGCTGGCTGGGTTTATGCGCATCTTAAGTCCGTACTTCATTGACCGGTTTGCCGGCAAAATCATGAATATCCATCCGTCGCTGCTTCCAGCCTTCCCCGGTGAAAACGCCCAGCAACAAGCACTAAATTACGGTGCCAAAGTCTCGGGCTGTACCGTCCACTTTGTTGATGAAGGCATGGATACCGGGCCGATTATCTTGCAAGAGGCCGTACCTGTCCAGGAGGACGACACAGTTGAGACTTTGTCTGACCGGATCTTGCATGCTGAACATATTCTTTACCCCCGCGCCATCGCTTTATACTGTGAGAAACGGCTGATTGTCGAAGGGCGGCGGGTGCATATAATTGAAAAGAGCGAGGGACTGCAATGA
- the purH gene encoding Bifunctional purine biosynthesis protein PurH: MKIKRALLSVSDKTGIVEFAQALHNFGIEIISTGGTMKVIKEAGIPVTYVSEVTGFPEIMDGRVKTLNPYIHGGILAIRDNPGHQAAMAEHNIKGIDIVAVNLYPFRQTVAKPSVTLEDAVENIDIGGPAMIRAAAKNFQYVTVVVNPRRYEEIIAQLSRNGEVDFNVRMALAKEAFSHTAEYDAYISRYLSGQLGQGLFPDTLHLVYEKVQDLRYGENPHQAAAFYQEQHFAGAGVANAKQLSGKELSFNNIVDIEAAYTLVAEFEQPAAAIIKHTNPCGTGIGATLAEAYDKAYQADPVSAFGGIIGLNREVDKVTAQLISAIFVEVIIAPAFSQDALEILTQKKNVRLLTANLPQPDSSRFDVKAVSGGVLLQQADMATAPRGNMKVVTKQQPTAAEWEQLLFAWKVVKHVKSNAIVIANGNRTLGVGAGQMNRVGAAGIALAQAGDNAKGAVLASDAFFPFSDTVQAAAKAGITAIIQPGGSVNDEDSIKAADEYGIAMVFTGMRHFKH, encoded by the coding sequence ATGAAGATTAAACGTGCACTCTTGAGTGTGTCTGATAAGACCGGCATCGTGGAATTTGCTCAAGCCTTACATAATTTTGGTATTGAAATTATCTCAACCGGCGGCACCATGAAAGTCATTAAAGAGGCTGGTATCCCGGTGACGTATGTCAGCGAGGTTACCGGTTTTCCAGAGATAATGGATGGGCGGGTTAAAACGCTCAATCCCTATATTCATGGCGGTATTTTGGCTATCCGCGACAATCCCGGACATCAGGCAGCCATGGCTGAACACAATATAAAAGGCATTGACATAGTGGCTGTCAACCTGTATCCGTTCCGCCAGACAGTGGCCAAACCAAGCGTAACATTAGAGGATGCCGTGGAAAACATAGACATTGGCGGTCCGGCGATGATTCGGGCTGCGGCTAAAAACTTCCAATATGTGACAGTGGTTGTTAATCCTCGACGGTATGAAGAAATAATCGCCCAGCTTTCGCGTAACGGCGAAGTGGATTTTAATGTCCGTATGGCTTTAGCGAAAGAAGCATTTAGCCACACTGCCGAATATGATGCCTATATTTCCCGCTATTTAAGCGGGCAACTTGGACAGGGACTATTTCCTGACACCCTGCATTTAGTTTACGAAAAAGTTCAAGATCTTCGTTACGGCGAAAACCCTCATCAAGCGGCAGCATTCTATCAAGAACAGCATTTTGCCGGTGCGGGTGTGGCTAACGCCAAACAGCTTAGCGGCAAGGAATTGTCGTTTAACAATATTGTCGATATTGAAGCTGCATATACGCTTGTTGCCGAATTTGAACAACCGGCGGCAGCCATTATCAAGCATACCAATCCTTGTGGCACAGGCATTGGGGCTACTTTGGCCGAGGCCTACGATAAAGCTTATCAGGCTGACCCCGTTTCAGCGTTTGGCGGCATTATCGGGTTAAACCGCGAAGTTGATAAAGTTACCGCGCAGCTTATTAGCGCGATTTTTGTCGAAGTTATTATTGCACCGGCTTTTAGCCAAGATGCGCTTGAAATTTTGACTCAGAAGAAAAACGTTCGCCTGTTGACGGCAAATCTGCCTCAGCCTGATAGCAGTCGCTTTGACGTCAAGGCGGTTTCCGGCGGCGTGCTGCTGCAACAGGCTGATATGGCAACGGCGCCCAGAGGTAACATGAAAGTTGTCACTAAGCAGCAGCCGACAGCGGCCGAGTGGGAACAGTTGCTATTTGCCTGGAAAGTGGTTAAACATGTTAAATCTAATGCCATTGTTATTGCTAACGGCAATAGAACGCTCGGTGTAGGCGCCGGACAGATGAACCGGGTAGGTGCTGCCGGTATTGCGTTGGCCCAGGCCGGCGACAATGCTAAAGGGGCTGTTTTGGCATCTGACGCTTTCTTTCCGTTTTCAGACACCGTGCAAGCCGCAGCTAAGGCTGGCATCACAGCCATTATTCAGCCAGGTGGATCGGTTAACGACGAAGATTCAATTAAAGCCGCTGATGAGTATGGCATAGCCATGGTATTTACCGGTATGCGGCATTTTAAACATTAA
- the hisC_1 gene encoding Histidinol-phosphate aminotransferase → MDISKLFTNVLLQPRSPIPLYSQIAGVLSENIKNNIIPAGTKLPPERELATMLRVSRTTAINAYRQLERQELISTKVGSGTYVSNVTLPAAPNPCVPWPQLFVPSPNTQLPSIIRELMASAATDDIISLAAGMPDPSLYPLKNFHRLLVQQFSQLNNSDLGHIPTEGYTPLRRALASMLVNKGWAVKPENTMIVTGSQQGLYLITKIFLEPGDYVVVESPTYLGAIQLFNAANARLLSLPAAGRLPLDLLQDYLIRYRPKLLYIMPTFQNPNGRVIPLEERRALLNLAAKHRLVIIEDDPYGELYYSQQPPPSLKALDHYGGVIALGTFSKIIFPGLRTGWLVAPETVINRFALEKQYIDLHTGNISQKLLYDYLSEGLLDSHLTFIRAEYKKRRDVAANALKRYCSPHLDFTLPEGGFYFWCTLSRGILARQLLHEATKVGVSFVPGEAFYSDTSGSSEFRLCFVTHHADQLVEGIKRLSKALQVLANNNAGNYTLPAITPVI, encoded by the coding sequence TTGGATATATCCAAACTTTTTACCAATGTGTTACTACAACCTCGCTCACCTATTCCGTTATATAGTCAAATTGCCGGTGTACTCTCGGAAAACATCAAAAACAATATTATACCTGCAGGAACAAAACTACCGCCTGAACGCGAACTGGCTACCATGCTAAGAGTAAGCCGCACCACGGCTATTAATGCTTACCGGCAGCTTGAACGGCAGGAACTTATCAGTACTAAAGTGGGCAGCGGCACCTACGTCAGCAATGTAACATTACCTGCTGCACCCAATCCGTGTGTCCCCTGGCCCCAATTATTTGTACCCAGTCCAAACACGCAGTTGCCGTCCATTATCCGGGAGCTGATGGCGTCGGCAGCAACAGACGATATTATCTCCCTGGCTGCGGGCATGCCAGACCCATCACTGTACCCGCTTAAAAACTTCCACCGGTTGTTAGTTCAGCAATTTTCACAGCTGAACAATTCTGATTTAGGTCACATTCCTACCGAAGGATATACGCCCCTCCGCCGAGCACTGGCATCCATGCTGGTAAACAAGGGCTGGGCAGTGAAACCCGAGAATACGATGATTGTAACCGGCTCACAGCAGGGACTCTATCTGATAACCAAAATATTTCTGGAACCCGGGGACTACGTTGTGGTAGAATCTCCTACCTATCTGGGAGCCATTCAACTGTTTAACGCCGCCAATGCCCGCCTGCTCAGCTTGCCGGCGGCCGGCCGGTTGCCGCTTGATCTATTACAAGATTATCTTATCCGTTACCGGCCTAAGCTGCTATACATTATGCCAACTTTTCAAAATCCCAACGGCCGGGTTATCCCGCTGGAAGAACGGCGTGCGCTCTTAAATCTGGCAGCAAAGCACCGCTTAGTAATTATCGAGGATGACCCCTATGGCGAGTTGTATTACTCCCAACAGCCTCCCCCTTCGCTCAAGGCGCTTGATCACTATGGGGGAGTCATAGCCCTCGGCACTTTCTCTAAAATTATTTTTCCCGGACTGCGCACCGGTTGGCTTGTCGCGCCTGAAACAGTAATTAACCGCTTTGCTCTCGAAAAACAGTATATAGACCTTCACACCGGCAACATATCGCAAAAACTGCTCTATGACTATTTAAGCGAGGGATTGCTCGACAGCCATCTCACCTTTATCCGTGCCGAATATAAAAAACGCCGTGATGTAGCAGCCAATGCCCTCAAACGCTACTGCAGCCCTCACCTTGACTTTACGCTGCCTGAAGGCGGCTTCTATTTCTGGTGCACACTTAGCCGAGGAATCTTAGCCCGGCAATTGTTGCACGAGGCTACCAAAGTTGGCGTATCCTTTGTTCCGGGTGAAGCGTTTTATAGCGATACCTCCGGTAGCAGCGAGTTCCGGTTGTGTTTTGTAACTCACCATGCAGACCAGTTGGTGGAGGGCATAAAACGCCTAAGCAAAGCACTCCAAGTACTGGCAAATAATAATGCCGGCAACTATACACTGCCGGCTATTACTCCCGTTATTTAA
- the ygaZ gene encoding Inner membrane protein YgaZ produces MKDYWQGIRDSLPVMMGVVPFGITCGVMGLTAGLTPVETVSMSLLVFAGAAQFISITMLGAGITGWGLIVFTTLLINLRHLLMGASLAPHLLKLPLTRQLLLAFTLTDESYAVTVNRTTRAGYSASYQIGSSVAFYITWAISTVLGVVVGRYIPDPLAWGLDFAMPATFLAMLMPRLVNFVSVAVCGVAAITAIIGAAYFPGKWYIIAACVAASITGGILEKEEKHAV; encoded by the coding sequence ATGAAAGATTATTGGCAAGGAATACGCGACAGTCTTCCTGTTATGATGGGAGTTGTGCCGTTTGGCATTACCTGTGGTGTTATGGGACTGACAGCCGGATTAACTCCTGTAGAAACTGTGAGTATGTCGCTGCTGGTATTTGCCGGTGCGGCGCAATTTATCAGTATTACCATGTTAGGGGCTGGAATAACCGGCTGGGGCCTTATAGTGTTTACAACTTTACTGATCAATCTTCGTCATTTGTTGATGGGGGCTTCGCTGGCACCACATCTTCTTAAACTGCCGCTTACCCGGCAATTGTTGCTGGCCTTTACTCTGACTGATGAGTCGTATGCTGTTACTGTTAACCGTACAACCAGAGCAGGGTATAGTGCCAGTTACCAAATAGGGAGTAGTGTAGCGTTTTACATTACCTGGGCTATATCGACTGTTTTAGGTGTAGTGGTAGGCCGCTATATACCTGACCCGTTGGCGTGGGGACTTGATTTTGCTATGCCGGCAACGTTTCTGGCAATGCTGATGCCGCGACTGGTTAACTTTGTGAGTGTTGCGGTATGCGGCGTAGCTGCTATAACTGCCATAATTGGAGCCGCTTATTTCCCGGGAAAATGGTATATAATTGCCGCCTGTGTGGCAGCCAGTATAACAGGCGGCATATTAGAAAAGGAGGAAAAGCATGCGGTTTGA